The following coding sequences lie in one Fusarium poae strain DAOMC 252244 chromosome 1, whole genome shotgun sequence genomic window:
- a CDS encoding hypothetical protein (BUSCO:19756at5125), with amino-acid sequence MPPGSSQKGTGKKNSAIQKQSRNTTPAPAVATASLPPTEFYDPDYLNTRVILFRNLTYDDIVDQSASNATIPDSKSLDGMIERLKNLSNIMEKRSTFYDRGMRHLADERKKRPSEDYGSREGEQEGKRPKHKRKKPDSLAPQETNVERSSPLRDSKNRKHDRDPSSPLSPTHAGSPGDGDKKLKTEEKKEDEEDSSSSEDEGAPPRREQPQAMTFGEDPSTFPDPTIYEIRPTYPGMPDEERKEIYSVATYPPSDLADLIAGDPPDKDFSNAKPNSQINFSTFSTYVEPFFRPFSEEDLAFLRERGDRVTPFVMPKRGKRHYTEIWAEEDGAMSIDTPQQGRDKLPQNQPRGSIDNMDDDVGETDKLSVGPWLTRLMQTLRPEARAQSVDDKPTTNGTTNGDISMSMNGDADGDDKPAGSDDKSNQQPAAFMSESSTEAWKKASHPKLEYSQVDERIKQELRHIGFLPLEGFEAEYDGHYDDEVAARLRLLQNRLKDQMLINGARKSRLTELVRERMAYQEYQTILEDLDSQVQAAYLKRTRTMGKSKKTKRPGGAGGGSHFVGGAAGTARPGIGDVTKTLMERRKRWIDTIGSVFDDESLRKVPRMTDPESSIFKPADMTELMNKEKEQWDEEVEEE; translated from the exons ATGCCGCCCGGGTCTAGTCAGAAGGGAACAGGCAAGAAGAATTCGGCAATACAGAAGCAAAGCCGCAACACGACGCCAGCTCCAGCAGTCGCGACAGCTAGTCTCCCACCAACCGAGTTTTACGACCCAGACTACCTCAACACCAGAGTCATTCTTTTCCGAAACCTCACATATGACGATATTGTCGATCAGTCCGCCTCTAATGCGACCATTCCGGATTCAAAGAGCCTTGACGGCATGATCGAACGTTTGAAGAACTTATCTAATATTATGGAGAAGCGTTCCACGTTTTATGACCGCGGCATGAGACACTTGGCAGATGAGCGTAAGAAACGACCGTCCGAAGATTATGGAAGCCGGGAAGgagaacaagaaggaaagCGCCCAAAGcacaaaagaaagaagccCGATTCACTGGCACCGCAAGAGACCAATGTTG AGCGTTCGTCGCCACTACGAGATTCTAAAAACCGCAAACACGACCGCGACCCGAGCTCCCCTTTATCACCTACTCACGCTGGCTCACCCGGGGACGGCGACAAAAAGCTCAAaacagaagagaagaaggaagacgaagaagactCCTCTAGCTCAGAAGACGAGGGCGCTCCACCTCGTCGCGAACAACCTCAAGCCATGACGTTCGGCGAAGATCCCTCTACTTTCCCTGACCCAACCATATACGAAATCCGACCAACGTACCCCGGAATGCCCGATGAAGAGCGCAAAGAGATCTATTCGGTTGCGACATACCCGCCTTCAGATCTTGCCGACCTCATTGCGGGCGACCCACCAGACAAGGACTTCAGCAATGCTAAGCCCAACAGTCAGATCAATTTTAGTACGTTTTCAACATATGTCGAGCCATTCTTTCGACCGTTCTCTGAGGAAGATCTGGCCTTCTTGCGCGAACGAGGGGATCGTGTCACCCCTTTTGTCATGCCTAAGCGTGGCAAGCGACACTATACAGAGATCTGGGCCGAGGAGGATGGTGCTATGTCGATCGACACACCACAGCAAGGACGTGATAAGCTACCGCAGAATCAGCCACGAGGTAGTATCGACAACATGGATGACGATGTTGGAGAAACTGACAAGCTATCTGTTGGCCCCTGGTTGACCAGGTTGATGCAAACACTCAGGCCTGAGGCTCGTGCGCAATCTGTTGACGACAAGCCTACGACAAATGGGACTACCAATGGAGACATCAGCATGAGCATGAACGGTGATGCTGATGGTGACGACAAGCCTGCAGGTTCAGATGACAAGTCAAATCAACAGCCTGCAGCTTTCATGTCAGAGTCGTCAACAGAGGCTTGGAAAAAAGCATCACACCCTAAGCTGGAGTACTCTCAAGTTGATGAACGCATCAAGCAGGAACTCCGACATATTGGTTTTCTACCCCTGGAAGGATTTGAGGCAGAGTACGATGGACATTACGACGACGAGGTTGCAGCAAGACTACGACTTTTGCAGAACAGGCTCAAAGATCAGATGCTGATCAATGGCGCGCGTAAATCCCGTCTGACAGAACTCGTCCGGGAACGCATGGCATATCAAGAATATCAAACTATATTGGAAGATCTCGACTCTCAAGTACAGGCTGCGTATCTTAAGCGGACCAGAACGATGGGTAAAAGCAAGAAAACAAAGCGACCCGGAGGTGCGGGCGGTGGCAGCCACTTTGTTGGAGGTGCTGCAGGCACTGCTCGACCTGGTATTGGCGATGTCACCAAAACACTCATGGAGAGGCGGAAGCGATGGATCGACACTATTGGATCTGTGTTTGACGATGAGAGCCTGAGAAAGGTCCCAAGGATGACAGATCCCGAAAGTTCCATCTTCAAGCCTGCAGACATGACGGAACTCATGAATAAGGAGAAGGAACAATGGGATGAGGAGGTAGAGGAGGAATAG
- the URE1 gene encoding Urease (MEROPS:MER0004801) produces the protein MHLVPKEIDKLVISQLGALAQRRLARGVKLNHSEAVALIANNLHELIRDGNHTVSDLMALGATMLGRRHVMPPVCATLHEIQVEGTFPSGTYLVTVHNPISSDDGDLRRALYGSFLPVPDNSIFPMAAAEEYQLDKQPGAVIPVKTKKITLNEGRKRIRLQVTSTGDRPIQVGSHYHFIETNPQLEFDRIRSYGYRLDIPAGTSVRFEPGDTKTVTLVEIGGNRVIRGGNNLASGVLDLSRADEILARLQEAGYAHKSHPAGDMAHIDAFQMDHASYATMFGPTTGDLVRLGSTDLWIKVERDETIYGDECKFGGGKTLREGMGQATGRTDAETLDLVVTNALIVDWTGIYKADIGVKEGMIVGIGKAGNPDVMDGVTEGMVVGSCTDVVAGEGKIVTAGAIDSHIHFICPQQVPEALASGVTTMLGGGTGPSAGTNATTCTPGAHYMRTMLQACDQLPINIGITGKGNDSSPEGLRDQVNAGACGLKLHEDWGCTPAAIDACLSVCDEFDIQCLIHTDTLNESGFVESTIAAMKGRTIHTYHTEGAGGGHAPDIISVVEHENVLPSSTNPTRPFTRNTLDEHLDMLMVCHHLSKNIPEDVAFAESRIRAETIAAEDVLHDKGAISMMSSDSQAMGRCGEVILRTWNTAHKNKVQRGWLPEDEGTGADNARVKRYVSKYTINPAVAQGFGHVVGSIEVGKFADLVLWDPAWFGTKPSYVLKGGHIAYAQMGDPNASIPTVQPIIARPMFSPHCASTSILFVSSASIETGAIASYGLRSRVEAVRACRSIGKSDMRHNDIKPKMRVDPESYTVEADGEVCEAAPAETLPLTQQFYVY, from the exons ATGCATCTGGTACCTAAAGAG ATCGACAAGCTAGTCATCTCTCAGCTGGGAGCACTTGCACAGAGGCGTTTGGCGAGAGGCGTCAAGTTGAATCACTCAGAGGCTGTG GCTCTTATCGCCAATAACCTCCATGAACTCATCAGAGATGGAAACCATACTGTATCTGACTTGATGGCGCTGGGCGCGACGATGCTTGGACGTCGTCATGTTATGCCCCCAGTCTGCGCCACCCTCCATGAGATTCAAGTCGAGGGCACCTTTCCATCGGGAACGTACCTTGTCACGGTCCATAACCCCATCAGCTCAGACGATGGAGACTTGCGCAGGGCTCTTTACGGGAGCTTTCTTCCCGTTCCAGATAACAGCATATTCCCCATGGCAGCCGCTGAAGAGTATCAACTCGACAAGCAACCCGGTGCGGTGATACCTGTCAAGACCAAAAAGATTACCCTCAACgagggaagaaagagaattCGCCTTCAAGTGACGAGTACGGGAGACAGACCTATTCAAGTTGGGTCTCATTACCACTTTATTGAGACTAACCCACAGCTTGAGTTTGACCGCATTCGCTCATATGGATACCGCCTCGATATCCCGGCTGGAACATCAGTGAGATTCGAACCTGGAGACACCAAGACTGTCACTCTGGTTGAGATTGGCGGTAACCGTGTGATCCGCGGCGGCAACAATCTTGCATCGGGTGTCCTCGACCTCTCTCGCGCTGACGAGATCCTTGCCCGATTACAAGAAGCTGGATATGCTCACAAGTCACACCCCGCAGGGGACATGGCCCATATCGACGCCTTCCAGATGGACCATGCCTCGTACGCGACTATGTTTGGCCCTACAACTGGTGACCTTGTTCGACTTGGCAGCACAGATCTCTGGATCAAGGTTGAACGGGACGAGACCATCTACGGCGACGAGTGCAAGTTTGGTGGTGGAAAGACGCTGCGCGAGGGAATGGGTCAGgcgactggaagaacagatGCCGAGACTCTTGATCTCGTAGTGACAAACGCTCTCATCGTGGACTGGACAGGTATCTATAAGGCAGATATTGGAGTCAAGGAGGGTATGATCGTGGGTATCGGAAAAGCAGGTAATCCGGACGTTATGGACGGCGTAACAGAAGGAATGGTTGTCGGCAGCTGCACTGATGTCGTTGCAGGTGAGGGAAAGATCGTCACCGCTGGTGCGATTGACTCGCATATTCACTTTATCTGCCCACAGCAAGTGCCCGAAGCACTTGCGTCTGGTGTAACCACCATGCTTGGCGGCGGTACAGGCCCCAG TGCTGGAACAAACGCAACGACTTGTACCCCTGGTGCTCACTACATGCGTACAATGCTTCAAGCATGCGATCAACTTCCTATCAACATTGGTATCACAGGTAAGGGTAATGATAGCTCTCCCGAGGGACTCCGTGATCAGGTCAATGCTGGCGCATGTGGTCTCAAGCTGCACGAGGATTGGGGCTGTACACCAGCGGCTATAGACGCATGTCTGAGTGTTTGTGACGAGTTTGATATCCAGTGTCTTATTCACACAGACACGCTCAATGAGTCTGGCTTTGTTGAGTCTACTATTGCTGCGATGAAAGGACGCACTATTCACACCTACCATACCGAAGGCGCTGGAGGTGGCCATGCACCAGATATCATCTCTGTAGTAGAGCATGAGAACGTACTCCCATCGTCCACCAACCCCACCAGACCATTTACACGCAACACTCTGGACGAGCATCTCGATATGCTTATGGTCTGTCATCACTTGTCCAAGAATATTCCTGAAGATGTGGCCTTTGCTGAAAGCCGCATCCGGGCCGAGACCATCGCTGCCGAAGATGTGCTACACGACAAGGGCGCTATCAGCATGATGAGTTCTGACTCGCAGGCAATGGGGCGCTGTGGAGAGGTTATTCTGAGGACGTGGAATACAGCGCACAAGAACAAGGTCCAGAGGGGTTGGTTGCCCGAAGACGAGGGCACGGGAGCCGACAACGCACGAGTTAAGCGTTACGTGAGCAAGTACACTATCAACCCAGCCGTTGCTCAGGGCTTTGGACATGTTGTAGGAAGCATCGAGGTTGGAAAATTTGCAGATCTGGTTCTGTGGGATCCTGCATGGTTTGGCACGAAGCCTAGCTATGTCCTTAAGGGTGGACATATCGCATATGCTCAGATG GGTGACCCCAACGCCTCTATTCCAACTGTCCAGCCCATTATTGCTCGGCCCATGTTCTCACCCCACTGCGCCTCTACAAGCATCCTCTTCGTCTCATCCGCATCCATTGAAACGGGTGCCATTGCCTCATACGGCCTGCGCAGTCGTGTCGAGGCTGTCCGCGCATGTCGGTCTATTGGCAAGAGTGATATGCGGCATAACGATATCAAGCCTAAGATGCGTGTTGATCCTGAAAGTTATACTGTCGAAGCTGATGGGGAAGTCTGCGAGGCAGCGCCTGCAGAAACCCTGCCACTTACACAACAGTTCTATGTTTATTAG
- a CDS encoding hypothetical protein (TransMembrane:5 (i20-39o59-83i104-122o142-163i175-192o)~BUSCO:11961at5125): MGSQLGFVELIKKQFVPGKLLYHFLFWTFHWGIFAYGWWKQAVDARLAGLNTLKFSVWISRGAGLVLSVDCMLILLPVCRTVMRWVRPKIRFLPLDENLWMHRQLAYSMLLFTCLHTGAHYVNFYNVEITQIRPVSALQIHYAQPGGITGHIMLLCMLLMFTSAHARIRQQSFETFWYTHHLFIPFFLGLYTHTVGCFVRDTAEAISPFAGDEFWEHCIGYLGWRWELWTGGAYLLERLWREVRARRSTKITRVVRHPYDVVEIQFNKPSFKYKAGQWLFLQVPSLSKYQWHPFTITSCPFDPYVSVHVRQVGDFTRELGDALGAGAAQAKLYDDVDPMGMYEVALQNGDQMPALRIDGPYGAPAEDVFENEIAVLIGTGIGVTPWAAILKNIWHLRNSPNPPRRLRRVEFIWVCKDTGSFEWFQTLLSSLEEQSNEAARMPGSTGVEFLKIHTYLTQKLDIDTAQNIVLNSVGSQMDPLTELQSRTNFGRPDFPRLFTTMRNGILDRTYLNGLESHIRTTVGVYFCGPSAAARDIKVACKAATVPDVEFRFWKEHF; this comes from the exons ATGGGTTCGCAACTCGGTTTTGTCgaattaataaagaagcaGTTTGTACCCGGCAAACTGCTTTACCACTTTCTTTTCTGGACGTTTCACTGGGGTATCTTTGCCTATGGATG GTGGAAGCAAGCTGTCGACGCCAGACTCGCAGGTCTCAACACACTTAAATTTTCAGTATGGATCTCGCGAGGTGCTGGTCTAGTTCTCAGTGTCGACTGCATGCTTATTCTCCTCCCCGTATGCCGAACCGTTATGCGATGGGTTCGACCCAAGATTCGCTTCCTCCCTCTCGACGAGAATCTTTGGATGCATCGCCAGCTTGCCTACTCCATGCTTCTCTTCACCTGCCTTCACACAGGCGCTCACTATGTCAACTTTTACAACGTCGAAATTACCCAGATTCGACCCGTTTCGGCTCTTCAGATTCACTATGCTCAGCCTGGCGGTATCACTGGTCATATTATGCTTCTTTGCATGCTGCTCATGTTCACCAGCGCCCATGCTCGCATCCGTCAACAATCGTTTGAGACCTTTTGGTACACTCACCATCTCTTCATTCCTTTCTTCCTCGGTCTCTACACCCACACAGTCGGATGTTTCGTGCGTGATACTGCCGAAGCCATCTCGCCATTTGCCGGTGATGAGTTCTGGGAGCACTGCATTGGTTATCTCGGATGGCGATGGGAGCTCTGGACTGGTGGCGCCTACCTCCTCGAACGTCTTTGGCGTGAGGTTCGCGCTCGTCGATCTACCAAGATTACCCGAGTTGTCCGTCACCCCTACGACGTGGTAGAGATTCAGTTCAACAAGCCATCTTTCAAGTACAAGGCTGGTCAGTGGCTCTTCCTCCAGGTACCCTCGCTATCCAAGTACCAGTGGCACCCTTTTACTATCACTTCATGCCCCTTCGACCCTTATGTGTCAGTTCACGTTCGCCAGGTTGGCGACTTTACCCGAGAGCTGGGTGATGCCCTCGGTGCCGGTGCTGCTCAGGCCAAGCTTTACGACGATGTTGATCCCATGGGCATGTACGAGGTTGCTCTTCAGAACGGTGACCAGATGCCTGCTCTGAGAATCGATGGACCTTATGGTGCTCCTGCCGAGGATGTTTTCGAGAACGAAATCGCTGTGCTTATCGGTACTGGTATTGGTGTCACTCCTTGGGCCGCTATTCTCAAGAACATCTGGCATCTCCGCAACTCTCCTAACCCTCCCCGCCGTCTCCGACGAGTCGAGTTCATCTGGGTTTGCAAGGATACTGGTTCATTCGAGTGGTTCCAAACTCTGCTGTCATCTCTTGAGGAGCAGTCCAACGAAGCAGCACGTATGCCTGGCAGCACAGGAGTCGAGTTCCTCAAGATTCATACCTATCTCACACAGAAGCTGGATATCGATACTGCTCAGAACATCGTCCTCAACAGTGTCGGTTCTCAGATGGATCCCCTGACAGAACTACAATCACGAACCAACTTTGGCCGACCTGACTTCCCCCGTCTATTCACAACTATGCGAAACGGTATCTTGGACCGTACATACCTCAACGGTTTAGAGTCACATATCCGCACAACAGTTGGCGTTTATTTCTGTGGTCCTTCAGCTGCTG CTCGCGATATTAAAGTTGCATGCAAAGCAGCAACCGTTCCTGACGTCGAGTTCCGTTTCTGGAAGGAGCACTTCTGA
- a CDS encoding hypothetical protein (TransMembrane:2 (o217-239i251-274o)~BUSCO:2794at5125), with protein MSGRDDAEERRRFTTPYSAKHPIPTISKYREERTARQDAAEDRQGSSPKAGDYSESNGDYQLHPKPREDAGADLESVKTREDDVEEKRQDNSNQEDGGMQDTSQVDAYASDPKQRRKELKKSKRERAEREVTDPVTHLPVTIHDFTDDALENVGVNDPPFGTTQRTATGAENKSKSDEQLGHEQQEVQQSYDAMGDLFPPPDFDALRLELAAINKRGVTFGLTGVAIIVSSAFAFERLLREGLLQGEKASSIFVGGSLWLALAAVSVGATWFLVVSVREWISNKVNNIFHDEVWDAHRRGIVKASKQNDTETTVWLNSLIGSVWPLINPDLFASLADTLEDVMQASLPKFVRMVSVDDIGQGSESVRILGVRWLPTGAAARAVGEDGQLMTREQSENDTQEKDDENSDSGVSVQDGMEAEEGDFVNLEVAFAYRTRSSSKSLKERTKDMHLYLAFYLPGNIKVPVWVDLQGIIGTMRMRLQLTPDPPFFALCTLTFLGQPKVNVSCVPLSKHAINIMDVPFISNFVQSSVDAAMAEYVAPKSLTLDLKDMLAGDDFKKDTNAVGVLVVNIKRGYEFKMGDSGIPLIKDGSSDGYVSVGWAKFGKVMWSTRVLENEMEPHWDETCFVLVSPQELNIDERLRVQLWDSDRLTADDDLGRIEIPVKELMKDDRSNGKMWHREDGFRALKSGDDMPGKLEWSVGYYSKTRIQQCQFEKQTHNPEIQNMDQLKENVRESSESKLRETMFKEGKKERDASELEQQTAQELKAEQDAMIISAPPPEGYPSGILSIQIHNITGLELERLNKRKASNDAEATDEEETGEGLPSAYCTVILNHRKIFKTRTKPQNAKPFYNAGCERFIRDWQDAEVFVTVRDARLKEDDPLLGIIHLPLAEVFRERSQVMGFWPLTGGVGFGRVRISMVFRSVQLQAPRNLLGWQYGTVEVNPIATVVDCPKDLRSSKLKFRTSISSAKMYTDDNEENQGTVTWKSKRGKSLALAVSSRYSSCMSIAFREKGFFGDDTAAFAVLWLKDIVDEEETELELPIWKGDFQRATSCCLEDCGERLGTIRLKLTYWSGLGSAHSRWASRDPHLKNVVEVIEMAHDNLEVGSQEKKAGIVGSDDDDEQSGRRYRSGSIGSNSDSSSSSSDTENDDEEEPGVPNGSSSQKQGPIDQLRDYRRRDRRLHRQHRGLMQWKAPRTAKWIKGKFERVGDKAASVFEHRTKQPGIETEV; from the exons ATGTCTGGAAGAGACGACGCCGAGGAGCGACGTCGTTTCACTACCCCATACAGCGCCAAACACCCTATTCCTACCATTTCCAAGTATCGAGAAGAGAGAACTGCTCGTCAAGATGCAGCCGAAGACAGACAGGGTTCTTCACCAAAAGCTGGAGATTATTCCGAATCCAATGGCGACTACCAACTACATCCAAAGCCAAGAGAAGACGCTGGAGCCGACCTGGAATCAGTCAAGACCCGCGAGGATGATGTAGAGGAAAAAAGGCAAGACAACTCCAATCAAGAAGATGGAGGAATGCAAGACACTTCACAGGTTGATGCCTATGCATCAGATCCTAAACAGAGAAGGaaggagctcaagaagaGCAAACGAGAGAGAGCAGAACGAGAAGTCACTGACCCTGTCACCCATCTTCCCGTCACCATTCACGATTTTACCGATGACGCCCTTGAAAATGTAGGCGTGAATGATCCGCCTTTTGGTACGACACAGAGAACAGCGACTGGCGCAGAAAACAAGTCAAAGTCGGACGAGCAGCTTGGCCACGAGCAACAAGAGGTTCAGCAAAGCTACGACGCCATGGGTGACTTGTTTCCCCCACCAGATTTCGATGCCCTCCGTCTCGAACTCGCAGCCATCAATAAGCGTGGCGTCACGTTTGGGCTTACTGGCGTTGCCATAATTGTTTCCAGCGCATTCGCTTTCGAAAGGCTTTTGCGAGAAGGACTATTGCAGGGTGAAAAGGCCAGCTCCATTTTTGTAGGGGGTTCTCTCTGGTTGGCGTTGGCTGCGGTCAGTGTTGGTGCCACCTGGTTCCTTGTTGTATCTGTTAGAGAATGGATCTCCAACAAGGTAAACAACATCTTTCATGACGAAGTCTGGGATGCCCACCGAAGGGGTATTGTAAAGGCCTCCAAGCAGAACGATACTGAGACAACTGTTTGGCTCAACTCCTTGATCGGCTCTGTCTGGCCACTTATCAACCCCGATCTCTTTGCTAGCCTCGCAGACACCTTGGAAGATGTCATGCAAGCCTCGCTTCCCAAGTTCGTCCGTATGGTTAGTGTTGATGACATCGGTCAAGGAAGTGAGTCTGTCCGCATTCTCGGCGTCCGATGGCTCCCTACTGGAGCCGCAGCCCGAGCAGTGGGCGAAGATGGGCAGCTCATGACTCGAGAACAGAGTGAAAATGATACCCAAGAGAAAGACGACGAGAACAGCGATAGCGGTGTTTCTGTTCAGGATGGTATGGAGGCCGAGGAAGGAGATTTTGTCAACCTTGAAGTAGCATTCGCCTACCGCACCCGATCATCATCCAAGTCTCTCAAAGAGAGAACCAAAGACATGCACTTGTATCTTGCCTTCTATCTTCCGGGCAACATCAAGGTCCCGGTTTGGGTCGACCTCCAAGGGATTATCGGCACCATGCGTATGCGACTCCAACTAACTCCTGACCCTCCTTTCTTCGCCTTGTGCACGCTTACGTTCCTCGGCCAGCCAAAGGTCAACGTGAGCTGTGTACCCCTGAGCAAACACGCCATCAACATTATGGATGTTCCGTTTATCAGCAACTTTGTTCAATCTTCTGTCGACGCCGCCATGGCTGAGTACGTTGCGCCCAAGAGTCTAACACTCGATCTAAAAGACATGCTTGCTGGCGACGATTTCAAAAAAGATACCAACGCAGTGGGTGTGTTGGTGGTCAACATCAAGCGTGGCTACGAATTCAAAATGGGCGACTCTGGTATTCCACTCATCAAGGATGGAAGCTCCGATGGCTACGTTTCAGTCGGTTGGGCCAAGTTTGGCAAGGTGATGTGGTCGACCCGAGTTTTGGAGAACGAAATGGAGCCTCACTGGGACGAGACCTGCTTTGTACTTGTATCCCCGCAAGAACTCAACATCGATGAAAGACTACGTGTGCAACTGTGGGACTCTGACAGGCTAACTGCGGACGACGACCTTGGCCGGATTGAAATACCAGTGAAGGAGTTGATGAAGGACGATCGATCCAACGGAAAGATGTGGCATAGGGAAGATGGTTTTAGAGCCTTGAAGTCAGGCGATGACATGCCAGGAAAATTGGAGTGGAGTGTCGGTTATTACTCCAAGACCAGGATTCAGCAATGCCAGTTTGAGAAGCAGACTCACAATCCCGAGATCCAAAACATGGATCAACTCAAGGAGAACGTCAGAGAATCGAGCGAGAGTAAGCTCCGTGAGACAATGTTTAAAGAGGGCAAGAAGGAGCGCGATGCCAGCGAACTTGAGCAACAGACAGCCCAGGAACTCAAAGCCGAACAAGACGCCATGATCATTTCAGCGCCCCCTCCTGAAGGCTATCCGAGCGGGATACTCAGCATCCAAATCCACAACATCACAGGACTCGAATTGGAGCGACTTAATAAGCGCAAGGCTTCAAACGATGCTGAAGCGACCGACGAAGAGGAAACCGGTGAAGGTTTGCCAAGCGCATACTGCACTGTCATTCTCAACCACCGCAAGATCTTCAAGACAAGAACCAAACCTCAGAACGCCAAACCTTTCTACAATGCTGGATGTGAAAGATTTATTCGTGACTGGCAGGATGCAGAGGTTTTTGTTACCGTCCGCGACGCTCGCCTGAAGGAAGATGATCCTCTACTGGGAATCATTCATCTCCCACTTGCAGAAGTGTTCCGTGAACGTTCGCAGGTTATGGGATTCTGGCCTTTGACTGGTGGCGTTGGTTTTGGACGTGTTCGTATCTCCATGGTGTTCCGCAGCGTTCAACTCCAGGCTCCAAGAAACCTTTTGGGATGGCAGTACGGCACCGTCGAAGTAAACCCTATTGCTACAGTTGTAGACTGTCCTAAGGATCTTCGCTCATCCAAACTCAAATTCCGAACCAGCATCAGTAGTGCGAAGATGTACACCGATGACAACGAGGAGAATCAAGGAACAGTCACTTGGAAGTCGAAGCGAGGTAAATCACTTGCTTTGGCTGTCTCCTCGAGATACAGCAGCTGCATGTCCATTGCTTTCCGAGAGAAGGGCTTCTTTGGAGATGACACTGCTGCATTTGCTGTTCTATGGCTAAAGGATATTGTTGACGAGGAGGAAACAGAGTTGGAATTGCCGATATGGAAAGGCGATTTCCAGCGTGCCACGTCTTGCTGCTTAGAAGACTGTGGCGAGAGACTGGGCACGATCAGGTTGAAACTTACATATTGGTCCGGTCTG GGAAGTGCCCATTCGCGATGGGCGAGTCGCGACCCACATCTCAAGAATGTAGTGGAAGTGATCGAAATGGCCCACGATAATCTTGAAGTGGGCAgccaggagaagaaggctggcATTGTAGGGTcggacgatgacgatgagcaATCTGGCCGTCGTTACCGTTCAGGTTCTATAGGCAGCAATTCTGACTCCAGTTCAAGCTCCTCGGATACAGAgaacgacgatgaggaggaacCCGGTGTTCCTAACGGTAGCAGCTCACAAAAGCAAGGCCCTATAGATCAATTGCGAGACTACCGTCGTCGAGACAGGCGGCTACATCGCCAGCACCGGGGTCTAATGCAGTGGAAG GCCCCGCGTACAGCAAAGTGGATCAAAGGCAAGTTCGAACGTGTTGGAGACAAAGCCGCTAGCGTCTTTGAGCACCGAACTAAGCAGCCTGGGATCGAGACCGAGGTCTAA